A single region of the Chryseobacterium culicis genome encodes:
- a CDS encoding bacteriocin-like protein translates to MKNLKKLNRQHLKSMNGGDVNNCFENCPAGPYGPGQPRSCADYHALPECCKGRVLVSFECFDPHL, encoded by the coding sequence ATGAAAAATTTAAAGAAATTAAATCGCCAACATCTGAAATCAATGAATGGAGGAGACGTGAATAACTGTTTTGAAAACTGCCCTGCCGGACCTTACGGACCTGGTCAACCAAGATCATGTGCTGATTACCATGCTTTACCGGAATGTTGTAAAGGAAGAGTTCTTGTGAGCTTTGAATGTTTTGATCCTCATTTATAA
- the thrC gene encoding threonine synthase: protein MKYYNLKDHLENIDFRGATIKGQGKEKGLFFPETIPQFTEEFIKNLHQYSNEEIAYQCMRDFVGDEIPSEVLKEIVAETVSFDIPLVKINEQISILELFHGPTLAFKDVGARFMSRCLSYFLKDQQKKVTVLVATSGDTGGAVAHGFYKIPQINVVILYPKNRVSPVQEKQLTALGENISALEVDGSFDDCQNLVKQAFSDEEINSQLFLTSANSINVARWLPQQIYYLIALKQWIQHHKEQPVICVPSGNFGNICAGLLAHLRGLPASHFIAACNANHVVPDYFITQNYLPQKAVATLSNAMDVGNPSNFVRIIELFGHQFETLKNKISAYSIDDDKTMSTITEVYEKYGYILEPHSAVAFAAMEQYLQENPDQKGCILGTAHPVKFPDAVEKAIHTQIEIPESLNELMKKEKKTVEINSDFEELRRFLLHKI, encoded by the coding sequence ATGAAATATTATAATTTAAAAGACCATCTGGAAAACATTGACTTCAGAGGAGCAACAATAAAAGGTCAGGGAAAAGAAAAAGGATTGTTTTTCCCTGAAACCATACCTCAGTTTACTGAAGAATTTATTAAAAACCTTCATCAGTATTCCAATGAAGAAATTGCTTATCAATGCATGAGAGATTTTGTGGGCGATGAAATTCCTTCAGAAGTATTAAAGGAGATTGTTGCAGAAACCGTCAGTTTTGATATTCCTTTGGTAAAAATCAATGAACAGATATCTATACTGGAATTGTTTCATGGGCCTACTCTTGCATTTAAAGATGTGGGAGCAAGATTCATGAGCCGTTGTCTGTCTTATTTTCTTAAAGACCAGCAGAAAAAAGTTACCGTTCTTGTAGCTACTTCAGGAGATACCGGCGGTGCTGTTGCTCATGGATTTTATAAAATTCCACAAATCAATGTAGTAATTCTCTATCCTAAAAACAGGGTAAGTCCGGTTCAGGAAAAGCAATTGACTGCATTAGGAGAGAATATTTCAGCATTAGAAGTAGATGGCAGCTTTGATGACTGTCAAAATCTTGTAAAACAAGCTTTTTCAGATGAAGAAATCAACAGTCAATTATTTCTGACCTCTGCCAATTCTATCAACGTTGCAAGATGGCTTCCTCAACAGATTTATTATTTAATAGCATTGAAACAATGGATTCAGCATCATAAGGAACAACCGGTCATCTGTGTTCCAAGTGGTAATTTTGGAAATATCTGCGCCGGACTGCTTGCTCATTTAAGAGGGCTGCCTGCCAGTCATTTTATTGCTGCCTGTAATGCCAATCACGTAGTTCCTGATTATTTTATCACTCAGAATTACCTGCCACAAAAAGCAGTTGCTACCTTATCCAATGCTATGGATGTTGGAAATCCAAGCAATTTTGTAAGAATCATTGAACTTTTCGGGCATCAGTTTGAAACTTTAAAAAATAAAATATCAGCTTATTCTATTGATGATGATAAAACGATGAGCACTATAACAGAAGTCTATGAGAAATACGGATATATTCTGGAACCTCACAGTGCTGTTGCTTTTGCCGCAATGGAACAGTATCTGCAGGAAAATCCTGATCAAAAAGGATGTATTCTGGGAACCGCACATCCTGTAAAATTCCCTGATGCTGTGGAAAAAGCAATTCATACTCAGATTGAAATTCCGGAATCTTTAAATGAGCTGATGAAAAAGGAGAAAAAAACTGTAGAAATAAATTCAGATTTTGAAGAATTAAGACGATTTTTGCTTCATAAAATCTGA
- a CDS encoding CPBP family intramembrane glutamic endopeptidase produces MKKNIIFFIISFVFALLNGYFLNYINDVYFHFDVHQNTPINISKDELNFIAIFIAPFLETFLFQYLPYLILSKWIKINNKAICIIMMSIIFASMHYYNGLYIVMTFFGGIILNNLYVYYHQHTHKYSFFLTALFHLLFNLYGFLFIM; encoded by the coding sequence ATGAAAAAAAACATAATCTTCTTCATCATTTCATTTGTATTTGCATTGTTGAATGGATATTTTTTAAATTACATAAATGATGTCTATTTTCATTTTGACGTACATCAGAATACCCCCATCAATATTTCGAAAGATGAACTCAACTTTATTGCCATATTCATCGCGCCTTTTCTGGAAACTTTTTTATTTCAGTATCTCCCCTATTTGATTTTAAGCAAATGGATAAAAATCAATAATAAAGCAATTTGTATAATCATGATGAGTATTATTTTCGCATCCATGCATTATTATAATGGGTTATATATTGTTATGACATTTTTTGGAGGTATTATTTTAAATAATCTTTATGTTTATTACCATCAGCACACCCATAAATACAGTTTTTTTCTAACAGCACTCTTCCACTTGCTATTTAATCTTTATGGTTT
- the folB gene encoding dihydroneopterin aldolase: MSKIYLEDVRIYAYHGVLPEENIIGTYYILNAELHTDLWKAAESDDLHDTISYADINDILHQEMKIKSKLLEHVAGRIITKIHDSFPQVDYIKLKITKTAPPMQGEMKGASIELEKSFKPEN; the protein is encoded by the coding sequence ATGAGCAAAATATATCTTGAAGATGTACGAATATATGCGTACCATGGTGTACTTCCTGAAGAAAATATTATCGGGACCTACTATATTCTGAATGCAGAACTTCATACCGATCTGTGGAAAGCAGCAGAATCTGATGATTTGCATGACACTATCAGTTATGCAGATATCAACGATATTCTCCACCAGGAAATGAAAATAAAATCCAAATTACTGGAACATGTAGCAGGAAGAATCATCACAAAAATTCATGACAGCTTTCCACAGGTTGATTATATTAAATTAAAAATCACCAAAACAGCTCCACCAATGCAGGGAGAAATGAAAGGTGCAAGCATAGAGCTTGAAAAGAGCTTTAAGCCGGAAAATTAA
- the thrA gene encoding bifunctional aspartate kinase/homoserine dehydrogenase I — protein MKVLKFGGTSVAHSLNILLVEKIIKRESLKSKIVVIVSALQGVTDQLIKAAEYASVKDENYIQIVKNLEEKHINLVKELFPIAEQSSWLSFVKKHFNDIEDLCNGIAVLGELTDRIKDKIASYGEFLSSKVIAARLQQEKLDCMWMNAAELIKTDSNFTHAKVDFECTEKNILNFLNENQNNILVGPGFIAHDEKNNATTLGRGGSDYTASIIAAAIDAEELQIWTDVSGMMTADPRLASNAKPISEISYHEAMELSHFGAKVLYPPSIQPVMVKNINLMIKNTFDPDAQGTLISHQLKSSEDEKQIAVGISNMNSIALLTLEGSGMVGIPGISSKLFQCLSHEKINVILITQGSSEHSITIAIEEKEALRAEHAINSSFADDINLKRVYAVNIETGLSIVALVGESMKSRSGVSAKMFGCLGNNGINIRAIAQGSSERNISIVISEKDSKKAVNVLHEEFFESEIKQIHLYICGTGNVGSKLIQQIYDQNDYLKENFLINLRIAGISNSRHMIFSDQGMSKENYLIWSQQGEKASPRDFANEIIRRNLRNSVFVDVTASSDIPEVYESLLKRSVNIVACNKIAASSDYKKYKTLKDTARNHNCNFYFETNVGAGLPVIGTINDLIKSGDQIQSIQAVLSGTLNFVFNEYDGSRTFSEVVAQAQKEGYTEPDPRLDLSGTDVARKILILAREAGYPLQFDAIENTGFLPEECMQGSVDSFYEKLTAHEEHFKNLLNKAKDKGKILKYVAKFEDGKAKVGLQHIAPDSDLFHLYGKDNIVIFKTLRYSEQPLVVKGAGAGADVTASGVFADIIRSI, from the coding sequence ATGAAAGTTTTAAAATTCGGCGGAACATCAGTCGCCCATTCTCTGAATATCTTACTGGTAGAAAAAATCATTAAAAGAGAGTCTTTAAAAAGCAAAATTGTTGTTATTGTATCAGCCCTTCAAGGTGTTACAGACCAACTGATCAAAGCCGCAGAATATGCTTCCGTAAAAGATGAAAATTATATTCAGATTGTCAAGAACCTTGAGGAAAAACATATCAATCTGGTTAAAGAACTTTTTCCTATTGCAGAACAAAGCTCATGGTTAAGCTTTGTAAAAAAACATTTTAATGATATCGAAGACCTCTGCAACGGGATTGCTGTACTTGGTGAGCTTACCGACAGAATAAAAGATAAAATTGCTTCTTACGGAGAATTTTTGTCCTCAAAAGTCATTGCTGCCAGGCTTCAGCAAGAAAAGTTAGACTGCATGTGGATGAATGCTGCAGAGCTGATCAAAACAGACAGTAATTTCACCCATGCAAAAGTAGATTTCGAATGTACTGAAAAAAATATCCTCAATTTTCTGAATGAAAATCAGAATAACATCCTTGTAGGTCCTGGTTTTATAGCTCATGACGAAAAAAATAATGCAACAACATTAGGAAGAGGAGGTTCAGATTATACCGCTTCTATAATTGCGGCTGCCATTGATGCAGAAGAACTTCAGATCTGGACAGATGTAAGTGGAATGATGACTGCCGATCCTCGTCTTGCTTCCAATGCTAAACCTATTTCAGAAATCTCTTACCATGAAGCAATGGAACTGTCTCATTTCGGGGCAAAAGTGCTTTATCCACCTTCCATTCAGCCTGTGATGGTAAAAAATATAAATCTGATGATCAAAAATACTTTTGATCCGGATGCACAGGGAACTTTAATCTCTCATCAACTGAAATCTTCAGAAGATGAAAAACAGATTGCCGTAGGTATTTCCAATATGAACAGTATTGCCCTGCTTACATTGGAAGGAAGCGGTATGGTAGGAATTCCTGGTATTTCTTCAAAACTTTTCCAATGTTTAAGCCATGAAAAAATTAATGTAATTCTTATTACACAAGGATCTTCAGAACATTCTATCACTATTGCTATTGAAGAAAAAGAAGCGTTACGTGCCGAACATGCAATCAATTCTTCTTTTGCCGATGATATCAACCTGAAAAGAGTCTATGCGGTAAATATTGAAACAGGGCTTTCCATTGTCGCTCTGGTAGGAGAAAGTATGAAAAGCAGAAGTGGTGTGAGTGCAAAAATGTTCGGATGCCTCGGAAATAACGGAATCAATATAAGAGCTATTGCTCAGGGGTCTTCAGAAAGAAATATCAGCATTGTTATTTCAGAAAAAGACAGTAAAAAAGCAGTGAACGTCCTTCATGAAGAATTTTTTGAGTCTGAAATAAAACAGATCCATCTTTATATCTGTGGTACAGGGAATGTAGGATCTAAGCTGATTCAACAGATCTATGACCAAAATGATTATTTAAAAGAAAATTTTTTAATTAATCTGAGAATTGCAGGAATTTCCAACAGTCGTCATATGATATTTTCAGATCAGGGAATGTCAAAGGAAAATTATCTTATCTGGAGCCAGCAAGGTGAAAAAGCCTCTCCGAGGGATTTTGCTAATGAAATTATCCGCAGAAACCTTAGAAATTCTGTTTTCGTTGATGTTACCGCAAGTTCAGACATTCCTGAAGTGTATGAAAGCTTATTAAAAAGAAGTGTAAATATTGTGGCTTGTAATAAAATTGCGGCCTCTTCAGATTATAAAAAATATAAAACGTTAAAAGATACAGCAAGAAATCATAACTGTAATTTTTATTTTGAAACCAATGTAGGAGCAGGGCTTCCGGTAATAGGAACAATCAATGACCTCATCAAAAGTGGAGACCAAATCCAATCTATTCAGGCTGTATTGAGTGGAACATTGAATTTTGTATTTAATGAATATGATGGCAGCAGAACATTTTCTGAAGTAGTAGCACAGGCTCAGAAAGAAGGCTACACAGAGCCGGATCCAAGGCTTGACCTGTCCGGAACAGATGTAGCAAGAAAAATTTTAATTCTGGCAAGAGAGGCAGGATATCCGCTTCAGTTTGATGCCATTGAAAACACAGGTTTTCTACCTGAAGAATGTATGCAGGGAAGCGTTGACAGTTTTTACGAAAAACTTACAGCGCATGAAGAACATTTTAAAAACTTGCTAAACAAAGCAAAAGACAAAGGCAAAATATTAAAATACGTTGCAAAATTTGAAGATGGAAAAGCAAAAGTCGGGTTACAGCATATTGCTCCGGATAGTGATCTGTTTCACCTTTATGGCAAAGACAATATTGTCATTTTTAAAACCCTCAGATATTCCGAACAACCTTTAGTGGTAAAAGGAGCTGGTGCCGGAGCTGATGTGACAGCAAGTGGAGTTTTTGCAGATATTATCCGCTCTATTTAA
- a CDS encoding DUF4403 family protein produces the protein MKFVKILFLAAGISAFGQTGVENQLAAYTFPKIKSSITMPVTIPLSELSNMINASVKDLVYQDDSYTDNNNDQFKVKVWKTRPIRLVGGTSQNLLIEVPLKIWAEKGIGTLGVYTYQNTTFETVMSFNTTVTFKNNWTIITNTQPNGFRWVTKPVLDYGRIQIPITSIVEKSLKEQQEKFCKTIDQQMATQLNFQQYALMAWNTFLQPFNISEEYNTWLKVSPVGVNITPLKFYGNQINATLGVDIFSETFTGNKPTASSPVTSVANFNTTPTVADKFILQTTANIPFTEASNMARKTFLNKEFDVRDSKVKITDIRVYGVDNRVVIEAQTDGYIKGTSIISGIPIYDETKRKIVLSETKFKLKTTNILQKTASLLFQGKIVKMIEEEYGIPTQELEETSRKSIEEAFNKEYYKGLKMNGKVFNLKPSKILLSNTGITAVIDTNASLKLLVNGF, from the coding sequence TTGAAATTCGTTAAAATATTATTTTTAGCTGCAGGGATCAGTGCTTTCGGTCAGACGGGTGTTGAAAATCAGCTGGCAGCATACACTTTTCCAAAGATAAAGTCCAGTATTACAATGCCTGTGACGATTCCTCTTTCGGAACTGAGCAATATGATCAATGCTTCTGTGAAAGATCTGGTTTATCAGGATGATTCCTATACTGATAATAACAATGACCAATTTAAAGTGAAAGTATGGAAAACAAGACCTATCCGTCTTGTAGGAGGAACCAGTCAGAACCTTCTGATTGAAGTTCCTTTAAAAATATGGGCAGAAAAAGGGATCGGTACTTTGGGAGTATATACGTATCAGAATACCACTTTTGAAACAGTAATGTCTTTCAATACAACCGTTACTTTTAAAAATAACTGGACCATTATTACGAATACCCAGCCTAATGGTTTCAGATGGGTAACCAAGCCGGTACTGGATTATGGAAGAATCCAGATTCCTATTACCTCTATTGTTGAAAAAAGTCTAAAGGAACAACAGGAAAAATTCTGTAAAACGATAGATCAGCAAATGGCAACACAACTAAATTTCCAGCAATATGCTTTAATGGCATGGAATACTTTTCTGCAGCCCTTTAATATTTCAGAAGAATATAATACCTGGCTTAAAGTAAGCCCTGTAGGAGTTAATATTACCCCTTTAAAGTTTTATGGAAACCAGATCAATGCAACCCTTGGTGTTGATATATTTTCTGAAACTTTTACAGGAAATAAACCTACAGCTTCTTCACCAGTGACCAGTGTTGCCAATTTTAACACTACTCCTACTGTTGCAGACAAATTCATTTTGCAGACTACGGCCAATATTCCATTTACAGAAGCAAGTAATATGGCAAGAAAAACCTTTCTGAATAAAGAATTTGATGTACGTGATTCTAAAGTAAAAATAACGGATATCAGAGTCTATGGGGTTGATAACAGAGTGGTCATTGAAGCTCAAACCGATGGCTATATCAAAGGAACTTCCATTATTTCAGGAATTCCGATATACGATGAAACAAAAAGAAAAATTGTTTTATCAGAAACGAAATTTAAACTGAAAACAACCAATATCCTGCAAAAAACGGCTTCACTCCTATTCCAGGGAAAAATTGTAAAAATGATTGAAGAGGAGTATGGAATTCCCACCCAGGAACTGGAAGAAACCTCAAGAAAAAGTATCGAAGAGGCCTTCAATAAAGAATACTATAAAGGGTTAAAAATGAACGGAAAAGTATTCAACCTGAAGCCCAGTAAAATACTACTCAGCAATACAGGTATCACAGCCGTTATTGATACCAATGCTTCACTAAAATTATTGGTAAACGGATTCTAA
- a CDS encoding RDD family protein produces MKRILNIVEYNKASSGIRLANYFLDFIMLSVINYFLSTVSNLIYEATSIEFFYLYSNGNIVWQLLIGNFNYCLYYFLMENYLGGRTVAKYITGTKVISTDGTKPTTQQMMYRSLSRIVPFDGLSFLGVNGWHDSWSDTRVINVKNYYAEIQAKSEIEDLGKKEFA; encoded by the coding sequence ATGAAAAGAATTCTAAATATTGTTGAATACAATAAAGCCTCGTCAGGGATTAGGCTTGCCAATTATTTTCTCGATTTTATAATGCTATCTGTTATTAATTATTTCCTCTCTACGGTTTCTAACCTTATTTATGAGGCCACTTCAATTGAGTTTTTCTACTTATATAGTAATGGAAATATAGTATGGCAGCTCCTGATTGGAAATTTCAATTATTGCCTTTATTATTTTTTGATGGAAAACTATTTAGGAGGTAGAACCGTTGCAAAATATATTACAGGAACCAAAGTAATCAGTACAGATGGCACAAAACCTACTACCCAGCAAATGATGTACAGAAGTCTTTCCAGAATTGTTCCTTTCGATGGGCTTTCATTTCTGGGTGTAAACGGATGGCATGACAGCTGGAGTGATACGAGAGTAATTAATGTTAAAAATTATTACGCTGAAATTCAAGCAAAAAGCGAAATAGAAGACCTTGGAAAGAAAGAATTTGCTTAA
- a CDS encoding homoserine kinase, with amino-acid sequence MKKIKLKVPATVANLVCGFDILGMAVHDPYDEMEFRLLETPEIIIKHIDAFGLPEEPSGNVAGIVLLKIQEYFNLKNGFEVIIRKHIKPGSGLGSSAASAAGAAFGANVLLGNKLSKEEMIYFAMFGEELASGVRHADNIAPCIYGGITLVKSTHPIDIVSLNSPDLFVTAVHPQVEVKTSDARQILKKNITLKSAVEQWGNIAGLVAGIQKNDFPLIGRSLNDVIIEPIRSILIPKFDEIKAKSLQLGALGGGISGSGPSIFMLSEQKETAEKIAEMMKSVYTEIEIESFVYVSKINPSGIQIVEEV; translated from the coding sequence ATGAAAAAAATAAAATTAAAAGTACCCGCTACTGTTGCCAATCTGGTTTGCGGATTTGATATTTTAGGAATGGCCGTCCATGATCCTTATGATGAAATGGAATTCAGATTATTGGAAACCCCTGAAATTATTATAAAACATATTGATGCCTTCGGACTTCCTGAAGAGCCTTCCGGAAATGTCGCGGGTATTGTCCTGTTAAAAATTCAGGAATATTTTAATCTGAAAAACGGTTTTGAAGTCATTATCCGTAAACATATAAAGCCTGGAAGCGGGCTCGGCTCCAGTGCGGCAAGTGCCGCCGGAGCCGCCTTCGGAGCCAATGTATTATTAGGAAACAAACTTTCAAAAGAGGAAATGATTTATTTTGCCATGTTTGGAGAGGAGCTGGCTTCAGGAGTACGCCATGCGGATAATATCGCTCCATGCATCTATGGTGGAATAACGCTGGTAAAATCAACTCATCCTATAGATATTGTTTCCCTGAACAGCCCTGATTTATTTGTAACCGCTGTACATCCGCAAGTGGAAGTTAAAACTTCAGATGCAAGACAGATTTTAAAGAAAAATATCACATTAAAAAGTGCTGTTGAACAATGGGGAAATATTGCAGGGCTTGTAGCAGGAATTCAGAAAAATGATTTCCCTTTGATTGGCCGGAGTCTTAATGATGTTATCATAGAACCTATCCGCAGTATTCTGATTCCGAAATTTGACGAAATCAAAGCAAAAAGTCTGCAATTAGGCGCATTGGGAGGTGGAATTTCAGGTTCAGGGCCATCCATTTTTATGTTGTCTGAACAAAAAGAAACTGCAGAAAAAATTGCCGAGATGATGAAATCAGTCTATACTGAAATTGAAATAGAAAGCTTTGTATACGTTTCAAAAATAAATCCGTCAGGCATACAAATCGTTGAAGAAGTTTAA